AATAGATGAATGAGGGCATGAGATAGATAACTATAATATTAGCTACAagctttatttttatattaattttggcATTATTAGCGTGATGCATCATGCATTGCTTTGATTCAAAGTTTTGTCAAATTTCAGTTTCCACTGGTCCTAACTTCGTCTTCACTTCTTGTTTGCTCTGTTTCAGTGGGTTTTGCATGACTGGAGCGATGATGAGTGTGTCAAGATACTTGAGAACTGCAGGAGAGCCATACCTCCTAGGCATGAAGGAGGAATGGTCATAATACTAGATAtggtggttttttttttttgatactaGATATGGTGGTTGGTGCAGGATCGTCAAACCTGAAGCACAAAGAGACACAAGTCTTGTTTGATCTCTTCATCATGTTTGTCAATGGCATTGAGCGAGATGAGCAAGAATGGAAGAAGATCATCTTCCAAGCTGGATTTAGCGATTACAAGATCACACCAGTCCTAGGTGTTCGTTCAATCATCGAGGTCTATCCATAAATAAAAatatctagatagcttgtgttAATAAATGGTACACGTGGTGTACCTGTGGAATGCTATGCTTGCCAAATAAACGTGCATTTCCCTCTCGAGGAATGCTTCCAACCATGAAGGTGTTTTTAATCGATCAGTGAGATTTTACCTGTTTGAGCTTGTTTCTCTTGTGTTCcgttcaaatttcaattcatgTCCCGAGCACATGTTAAGAAACGAAATTCCGTGCCCAAGCCCAACATCAGCCCATTTTGTGGCCTCGGTCGCATCCTCCGGCCCACCCACGGGCTGAATTGAGGAGCGGATCGTCTTGGCAAAAGCGAGGTGGGTCGAACCGAACCCGCCTTGCAGGCCTACAAAGGGCCTGATTGGTTCTCTTCTCAGCAGAGCCTGGCCAGCACTCAGGTGCCAGGCCGGTTGGAGCCAGGCCCAATGCATGTAAAAGTATAGTGTTTGGTTGACTGGTTCACTCTAGCCAGGCTATAGGGAGTTATTGATTGGTTGCATGTATGTATGTCTGTTGAGCCAATTTTTCCACATGCCGAAGCACTGCTTACATTGGCACTGCACTCACGCGAGCTAGGCTCCGAAGAAACGCCGATTTTCTCTGTATCATCAGAGCCTGGCCGAGAGGGTCGCTTTTCATCTTGCGGGCCAGGCCCGAGAAACGGTAGCAACCAATCATTAGAAGCTGCATCTCGGGAGCATGGCTGCGGGTCTATCCAAGCAACCAAACGCCCCCAAAACCTCCCACCCGCAAACGCTGTTCCTAAGCAGCTTGGAAGATCCCCCTTGAGGCAAAGGCCTCCCACGACCCTGAGCACGCTTGGGAACTTTGGAAGCAATTGCCTTTCTCTTTCTTTGAACCGGAGGAGTTGCATCAAGAGTTTCCTATGAATCTGATGAGGGGATTCAATTTCTGGAGTTGCTTCCCTATGCTTGCCTCTCTTTTCATGTGCCATctgaagtatatatatatatatgtattaaGATGGGGTAGAAGAATTGAGTCaatgttggtactttgtaacgtcacgaataaaatccgcaagcgcacataTACTGCTGTAgttttcacccaagagtattccagggtatcgtatctactgaagaacgtgagtacactatctacgggttcagccTCATTCaaggacacacactggtgtaggagggatAGAACATAGAGGACTTTGAAAGATTTAGAATCTAtgcttagaagaagagatcacgtcgctgttatacttcgagctactagtttcgaccggcttatacaagccgatagctccaataacaatactctatccaatatccgaacttGGAGGATTAATCCCCATTGTACTCTTCCTATCtactttgcaaccggcataatctGAATTGGAATAGCCAAGTAGATCGAAAGTGGAGCCTTAGGATTTCACAAGCCAAGGTTAGGAGTATGTACCAAATATCTCAAAATTCTCTTAGCAGCCATTAAATGACATTTCTTACAATTGGCTTGAAATTTTTCACACATGCACACACGCTAAGCATAATAttgggcctagatgcacaaagataAAGGAGGGAgccaatcatggagcgatacACCTTTTGATCGACTGACTTCCCATCTTCATTTAGATCAAGATGATCATTTAGTGTCATGGGTGTCTTGATGGGCTTTGCATCGgccatgtcaaacttcttgagcatatcctttACATACTTGATTTGACATATGAAAGTCTCTTCCTTCATTTGCTTCAATTGAAACTCAAGAAAGAActtcaactcacccatcatagacatctcaaatctcttGGTCATGATCCTACTAAATTCCTCACAAAACTTTTGGTCAGCTGAGgcaaatataatgtcatcgacatatatttgacacacaaaaatatttttatcaaCTTTGTGAGTAAAGAGAGTAGAATCGGATTTGTCCATTTCAAAAAATGTTCTTGAGATTAAAATTCTTATGTCATTCATATCATGCTCTAGTagcttgcttgagcccatagagcgccttatggagcTTGTACAAATGGTTCGGATACTTGGGATCTTTAAAGTCAGGCGGTTGTTCCACATACACCAACTCAGATAGGGGGCTATTCAAAAATGCACTTTTCACGTCCATTTATGAAGtttgaaatcatggtgagtagcataggcTAATAATATTCgaattgactcaagcctagctacgggtgcataggtttcaccaaaatccaaaccttcaatTTAGGTAAAATCTTGTGCAActaatcttgccttgtttctagTGACAACGCCATGTTCAATTTGGTTGTTGCGAAAAGCTCACTTGGGGCCAATTACATTTTGCTTTGAGAGCTCAACTAACTCCCATACCTCATTTCTTGTGAAGTTGATTAATTCTTTTTGCATGGCAATTACCCAATCCGAATCATCAAGTGCTTCAACTACCTTGGTGTATTTCACCTTGCCCTCCGCAACCAGCGCGAGCCGCGCATACACCTCAACCGTCGCCGCATCCGCCTGCACGCTCACGCACCGCACCGGACGTCAGAACCAACAAAGCCAAATCACCAGACGAGACGGCAGCCGCAGCgaacgcggcgcggcgggcggggcaACTCACGCGTAGCTCGACGTCGACGACGCGGCACGCCACATGCGGCGGCACGCGCGCCGCGGCACCGGCCGGCACctccacgccgtcgccgcggccgccctccGCGAGGTGCGCCTGCGGCAGGTACACGACGGCGCTGCCCCACCGCGGCAGCGCCACCCCCGCCCCCGCGCACGCGTGCCACAGCTCCCCGCACACCGCTGCCCCCGCcggctcgtcctcctccacggcgttgaGATCGATCCCCATTCTCCCCGCCTTCTCCTCTCGGGTCGCTCGGCCTGCGCCtacccgcgcgcgcggcgcgttaAGAGCAAGTATAGTAATGCCAACTAGGCAGGCTGGGAAGGCACACGTCAGAAAAAATCGTCATCGGCGGAAAGAGAATCGAAGAGAATTGTGCCGTGACTGGCCGCGCCTCAGACACGTGGGCCGGTCCGGCCCGGCCCACGTGTCTGAGGCGCGGCCCAGACCGGCCCAGCACGTGGGTCGGCCCGTGAGCACGAAGGCCCACGTAGCCCGCTAGCCCGAGCCGGCCGACCATATATAAGGCGGAGGGGGCGGGCGCGGATCGCCGGTAACTCTAGCCCCTCCATTCCCCGCCCGTCTGGTCAccgcctcgtctcctccgcctctccgcCTTCCCCGCTCCTCGCCAGATCCGCTCCACCCCGACCTCCACCCCACCTCTCCGCGCGTAGATCCGCTGCTCTCcaacctcctccgcctctcctcagccagatccgccgctccagtggacctcctcctcctcaggccctcacctcctcccctctcctcggCCAGATCTGGCGACCTGTCATGACCGGCGATGAGGATTTttgaggaagaaggaggggaaaGGTGAGGGGCGACAATGTGAGGCAGTGGTGCTGCACTGCTGCTGCTAGGTTTGGTCGTCTCCCGCGCCCTCCCTGTCCCTGGATCCCTCCATATTCCCTTCGTTTGCTTGTTTTGTTCCTCTTTTGGTTGTTGCATTCTCtcatttcttctccttcttcctcacgaatcctcctctcccctctttGCGAGTCTGTGTGGACTGCAACTCCGGTGAGGGCGTCGACGGCAACTTCGGTCTTCGGTGCTCCGGTCAAAGGTAAGTCAGAACTcgtctttcttctccttcttcctcacgaATCCCCCTCACAGATGTTCCTCCTAGTGCAGGCCGTGAGGGACCGAAGACCGGCGATGGCCGCCGACGACTCCTACAACAATGAGTTGCGGTCGATGGACTTTCAcggagatgatgaggatgacCTGTCTGCGGATACCGCTGAGCTGTTTGGCAGCAATGCTGCCATCGACTTGGATCCATAAGGCCTTCCTCAGGGGACTCCTAGATCTGGCACTGGCAGcgcgagcaccgccgctgccactgAGTCTGGCGCGACCAGGAAGAGGAGGGCGTCCACCTCCAAGCTCTGGAAAGACTTTGATGAGATCTATGAGGTAATTGATGGTAAGGAACGTCGAACTGGTGCTAGATGCAAGCATTGCAAGAAAAACCTCACTAGTAGATCAACCCATGGTACTGGTCACTTGAAGCGGCACATTCCTATATGCCTTATTTTGAAATCTCGTAATGTCATGGCTCAATCTCAACTTAAGTTTAATCCTGATGGCTCTGTGCACTTTTGGGAGTACAAACCAGAAATAGCTCGTACTCAGTTGTGTAGGTTAATTGTTCGTCTTGACCTGCCTATTTGCATTGGTGAGTCTGATGTTTTTTAAGAGTATATTACTACTGTTCATAATCCTAAATTTGCTAAGGTGTCTAGATAAACAACCACTAAAAATTTTGCCAAGTACTTCATTGAACGTCGTGCTCAGCTTGTTGAGTGCTTGAAGTCTGTATCCTCTGTTGCTCTTACTTCTGATATCTGGTCTGGCAATGCTGAGGATTAACTTAGTGTGGTTGCTCATTTTGTGAATGCTGATTGGCAACTAGAGAAAATGATCTTACGTCTCAGGTTGATTGATGTGTCTCACAATGCTGAGAATATTGCTGAGCGTATTACTTCTGTTATTGCTGATTATGGGTTAACTAATAAAATCTTTGCTGTTACACTGGACAATGCTGCTGCTAACACTAGGGCTATTAATCAACTTAATCCTGTTTTGTCTGGTTATGTTGGTAGCTTGTTCCTGCATCAaagatgtgcttgtcatatcatAAATCTTATTGTTAAGGCTGACCTTGAAGTGTTTAAGCCAATGCTTGGTGCATTTAGATCTGCTATATTATTTCTAAACTCATCTAACCAGCGCATTGCTGCATACACGTCATATTGTATTGCTGTTGGTGAAAGACCTCCCAAGTTTGGTTTGGATATGGATGTGAGATGGAATTCTACTTATCTTATGTTAAAACATCTCCTGCCCCATAAGGCCACATTCTCTGTTTTCATCACTACTCAGCATCCTTTAGTTGATGGTCAGCCACTCCTGACAGACCAGCACTAGTAtgttgctgatttttttttgaattccttgaACAGTTCT
The nucleotide sequence above comes from Panicum virgatum strain AP13 chromosome 3K, P.virgatum_v5, whole genome shotgun sequence. Encoded proteins:
- the LOC120700691 gene encoding auxin response factor 14-like yields the protein MGIDLNAVEEDEPAGAAVCGELWHACAGAGVALPRWGSAVVYLPQAHLAEGGRGDGVEVPAGAAARVPPHVACRVVDVELRADAATVEVYARLALVAEGKVKYTKVVEALDDSDWVIAMQKELINFTRNEVWELVELSKQNVIGPK